In Phocoena phocoena chromosome 3, mPhoPho1.1, whole genome shotgun sequence, the DNA window ttccctcttctctctccagtgGTCTCTTTTTTTCTGACTCATGCTGGGATTgaggaaataattttctctcttttccttcacaCAGACCTCTCAGTAACTGGAGACCTGGCCTGCCTTGCCTACTGAGCTTGGGGGAAGATTGGATGCAGATGAGTTGATTATATTCCATGAAGTAATAGCTTACCACCTGCCAGGGTTTAAACTACTTTTGCAGCATCACTTCACCTGTGGAGTCTTTGAAATTTTGCTTTCTTGGGGAAAAAACTAGGTAAGAGAAGGCCGTTTTCTTAACAAGTTAGCATCCTCTCCCTCCCTTACAAGTTGGTGCAAAAGATCAGGCTCTGACTCCATTGAACTACACCTTCACATCaaaatagaagaagaagaaagggacaatGGCTCTGAGTGGAAACTGTAGTCGTTATTATCCTCGAGAACAAGGGGCTGCGGTTCCCAACTCCTTCCCTGAGGTTGTGGAGCTGAATGTTGGGGGTCAAGTTTATTTCACTCGCCATTCCACATTAATAAGCATCCCTCATTCCCTCCTGTGGAAAATGTTTTCCCCAAAGAGAGACACAGCTAACGATCTAGCCAAGGACTCCAAGGGAAGGTTTTTCATTGACAGAGATGGATTCTTGTTCCGTTATATTCTGGACTATCTCAGGGACCGGCAGGTGGTCCTGCCTGATCACTTTCCAGAAAGGGGAAGACTGAAAAGGGAAGCTGAGTACTTCCAGCTCCCAGACTTGGTCAAACTCCTGACCCCTGATGAAATCAAGCAAAGCCCAGATGAATTCTGCCATAGTGACTTTGAAGATGCCTCCCAAGGAAGTGACACGAGAATATGCCCCCCTTCCTCGCTACTCCCTGCTGACCGCAAGTGGGGTTTTATTACTGTGGGATACAGGGGGTCCTGCACCATGGGCAGAGAGGGGCAGGCAGATGCCAAGTTTCGGAGAGTTCCCCGGATTTTGGTTTGTGGAAGGATTTCCTTGGCAAAGGAGGTCTTTGGAGAAACTTTGAATGAGAGCAGAGACCCTGACAGAGCCCCAGAAAGATACACCTCCAGATTTTATCTCAAATTCAGGCATCTGGAAAGGGCTTTTGATATGTTGTCAGAATGTGGATTCCACATGGTGGCCTGTAACTCCTCAGTGACAGCGTCTTTCGTCAGCCAATACACAGATGACAAGGTCTGGTCAAGTTACACCGAGTACGTCTTCTATCGTAAGTACCAcgggttctttttgttttttcatgtgtATGGATCCTCTTAACAGAAATCTGTGTCTGCATGTTCAGTCTATGTCTAAGGAATACtgttctggttcttttttttaacccttgAGGTACAGCTAGAAGATTAGAGGTTATAGTCAGCTTTCATGTCTTAC includes these proteins:
- the KCTD16 gene encoding BTB/POZ domain-containing protein KCTD16, which produces MALSGNCSRYYPREQGAAVPNSFPEVVELNVGGQVYFTRHSTLISIPHSLLWKMFSPKRDTANDLAKDSKGRFFIDRDGFLFRYILDYLRDRQVVLPDHFPERGRLKREAEYFQLPDLVKLLTPDEIKQSPDEFCHSDFEDASQGSDTRICPPSSLLPADRKWGFITVGYRGSCTMGREGQADAKFRRVPRILVCGRISLAKEVFGETLNESRDPDRAPERYTSRFYLKFRHLERAFDMLSECGFHMVACNSSVTASFVSQYTDDKVWSSYTEYVFYREPSRWSSSHCDCCCKNGKGDKEGESGTSCNDLSSSSCDSQSEASSPQETVICGPVTRQTNIQTLDRPIKKGPVQLIQQSEMRRKSDLLRTLTSGSRESNVSSKKKPVKEKLSIEEELEKCIQDFLKIKIPERFPERKHPWQSELLRKYHL